The DNA window ACACACTGCATCTTTTAACGATTTATGCTACAACAAAGGTCTTCATCTATTTAACAGTGCTAGAAACAAGGATCTTCATCTATTCAACAAAGCCATCTCCAAGGTGTTGCTCATCTTTCACCTGTCAGGCTTAGAAGTTTAACATGAAACTTTTGAATTAATTCTAATATTGCACAACTACTCGTCtttaagaaatggaaaactTACAGTGAAATTGTTGTGTAAAACCTACGTAAGCTGTATTGCAAAACCATGTAGCAGTGTTTATACTTCTTAATTTAGTTACCTGCTCAGTTGAGAGTGCTCGGTGAATTCTCACGCTAGCTTTTATCACGTGCAGGTTTCTCAGGCTGCAGCGGACCTGAAGCAGTTCTGCCTGCAGAACGCGCAACATGATCCCTTACTGACAGGAGTGTCGTCAAGTACAAACCCCTTCAGACCCCAGAAAGTCTGTTCATTTTTGTAATGATGTGAACTACTTCGGTATCTTTCAACGGTGAGTTGGTTTATTATGTTTCATACTGTTCTGTTGTTAAAAATAGCTGGCTTTAAATGAGATGGTCTGCGTTAAAAGTATTCAGAAAGGACATCTGACTTCCAGAGCTGGTGCTGGTCTGGATCCCTGCTTTGGGCCCCTCCTCCCCTGTTCTGCTGGCAGCTCCGTACTGGACAGCTGTTATTCCCGAGTACAATGAGTAGCATTTAGCTGCTGCAGAGCTTCCACCAGTTTCTGTTCTGCACGCAAAGCAGTAGTGGAGCCAGCTACTACCAAGCTGCTATTTGGGCTAACGGGGTTGTACAGTAATTCTACTGTATCTTCCTTCTGCGTGAGGATATTATTTCCTGTTTCTCACACAGGATTGGTTGCCAGACAGCATACGCGGTGAATCCTGATAGTGGCAGATAAAGCAGACTTTACTTCTTAAACTTGTAATGAGTACTTCTAGAGATAGGTCAGTGGTGGTCTCCAAGAAAGCGCTGTCCCCAATAGGAAATGCCCtc is part of the Phaenicophaeus curvirostris isolate KB17595 chromosome 8, BPBGC_Pcur_1.0, whole genome shotgun sequence genome and encodes:
- the GNG5 gene encoding guanine nucleotide-binding protein G(I)/G(S)/G(O) subunit gamma-5 gives rise to the protein MSGSSSVAAMKKVVQQLRLEAAVTRVKVSQAAADLKQFCLQNAQHDPLLTGVSSSTNPFRPQKVCSFL